CACGAGCTCGCCGCGCCGCTCGCCGCCGCGGTGTGGACCGCCGAGCGTCCGCTCGGGCGCGCTTACCGCGACATTCCGTTCGAGGCGATCAGTGAGAGCACGGCCGACGATCTCGCGGCGCGCGGCATTCCGCGCCAATCGGTCGAGGTCATCTATCCCGGCATCGATACCGTGGCGTACACGCCGAACGCCGCCGAGCGCGCGCCGCGCCCCGTATTTTCGTATCTCGGGCGATTGAAGAAGTACAAAGGCGTGCATCTCGTCATTCGCGCGTTCGCGGCGATGAACGTAGCCGACGCGGTGCTCGAGATCGCCGGCGCCGGCGACTACCGCGATGAGCTCGAATCGCTCGCCGCCTCGCTTGACCTGACCGGCCGCGTGCGATTTCTTGGGCGCATCTCCGAGGCCGACAAGCTCGCGCTGCTTCGCCGTTCGTGGGCGTTGGTGTTCGCCTCGCCAAAGGAGGGATGGGGCATCACCAATCTCGAAGCCGCCGCCTGCGCGACGCCGGTCGTCGCCTCCAACTCGCCTGGCATTCGCGAGTCCGTGCGTGACGGGCGCACGGGCTTTCTCGTTCCGCACGGCGACGCCGGCGCCATGGGCGCCGCCATGCGCCGGCTGGCCGAGTCGCGCGAGCTCGTCGCGACGTTGGGCGCCGAGGCGCGCCAGTTCGCTGAAGGCTTCACCTGGAACAACGCCGCGCTCGAGACCGAGCGACATTTGATGCGCATCGTCGGACGAGGCGACACACCATGAGTGCCAAGGCGAAACTGACCGTCGGCCGATTGCTCGAACGCATGGCGGGGCCGCTGCAACTCGATCTCGTGGCCGGACCGAACGGACTGGACAACATCATCGAGAATCCGGACGTCTCGAGTCCGGGACTGGCGCTCGCGGGTTACGTGAAGCGGTTTCCCTCGGAGCGATTGCAGGTCCTCGGCGAGACCGAGATT
This DNA window, taken from Gemmatimonadaceae bacterium, encodes the following:
- a CDS encoding glycosyltransferase family 4 protein, with amino-acid sequence MRILLVNWQDRENPQAGGAEIHLHEIFGRLAKRGHEVRLLCGGWPHSAPRATLDGISVYRVGTRHTFPFLAHRYYKRILNNWPNVLVEDVNKVPLYTPRWGARRTVALVPHLFGSTAFHELAAPLAAAVWTAERPLGRAYRDIPFEAISESTADDLAARGIPRQSVEVIYPGIDTVAYTPNAAERAPRPVFSYLGRLKKYKGVHLVIRAFAAMNVADAVLEIAGAGDYRDELESLAASLDLTGRVRFLGRISEADKLALLRRSWALVFASPKEGWGITNLEAAACATPVVASNSPGIRESVRDGRTGFLVPHGDAGAMGAAMRRLAESRELVATLGAEARQFAEGFTWNNAALETERHLMRIVGRGDTP